DNA from Streptomyces luteogriseus:
TCGTACAGCCGCAGGGCCTTGGCCGACAGGCGGGCGCGCGCGGCGAACGCCCCGATGGTGAGCAGCTCCAGGTTCCGTTCCGGTCCGTCCACCACGGCATCCTCCGTCACCGGGCGGCTCTTCCGCCCGATGACGAGGACGCTCGGGCCTGACCCAGGGGCAAGGTCAAGCAGCGGGCCGTCAGGCCAGCTGGGCCTCGATCGCCGCCACGACCTCGGCCGCGTCCGGCTCGGTCTGCGGCGAGAAGCGGGCGACGACCTGCCCGTCGCGGCCGATGAGGAACTTCTCGAAGTTCCAGCGGATGTCGCCGCTGTGCCCTTCGGCGTCGGCGAAGCCGGTCAGGCGCTCGTACAGCGGGTGCCGGCCCTCGCCGTTCACCTCGACCTTCTCGGTCATCGGGAACGTCACGCCGTACGTGGCCGAGCAGAACTCCGCGATCTCGTCGGCGCTGCCGGGCTCCTGCCCGAGGAACTGGTTGCAGGGCACACCG
Protein-coding regions in this window:
- a CDS encoding glutathione peroxidase; this translates as MTTTNGSSPLDVEIGALQGGPADLSQYAGKAVLVVNVASKCGLTPQYTGLEKLHEQYAGRGFSVLGVPCNQFLGQEPGSADEIAEFCSATYGVTFPMTEKVEVNGEGRHPLYERLTGFADAEGHSGDIRWNFEKFLIGRDGQVVARFSPQTEPDAAEVVAAIEAQLA